Proteins from a single region of Butyrivibrio fibrisolvens:
- a CDS encoding NAD(P)H-dependent glycerol-3-phosphate dehydrogenase, whose amino-acid sequence MEKENIGIIGAGSWGIALAYLLKNNGHDVTVWTRRKEAAEKLNQDHENKDKLPGVVLPESVAFTSDLKEAVSGKSILVLVVPSAHLRETMELMKPYITNDQIIVNCSKGIEDSSLLVMSQVIHDVLGNDFPRKNITVLSGPSHAEEVGKGTPTTIVVGSISESVAVRLQNVFMNEVFRVYISPDMKGIEIGAACKNVIALAAGIADGLGYGDNTKAALITRGITEITRLGIAAGGNFETFAGLSGIGDLIVTCASMHSRNRRAGILIGQGKTMQEAMDEVQMVVEGVYSAKAALKLSKLFDVEMPIVEQVCEILFNNKPAKEAVADLMLRDKKVESHKIEFPEE is encoded by the coding sequence ATGGAAAAAGAAAACATTGGAATCATAGGTGCAGGTAGCTGGGGAATAGCTCTTGCATATCTTCTTAAGAATAACGGACACGATGTTACAGTCTGGACCAGAAGAAAAGAAGCTGCAGAAAAGCTAAATCAGGATCATGAGAATAAGGACAAGCTCCCCGGAGTTGTGCTTCCTGAATCTGTAGCGTTTACATCTGATCTTAAAGAAGCTGTCAGCGGCAAGAGTATTCTCGTTCTTGTTGTTCCGTCAGCACACCTTAGAGAGACAATGGAGCTTATGAAGCCCTATATAACAAACGACCAGATAATCGTTAACTGCTCTAAGGGCATCGAAGACAGCTCACTTCTTGTTATGAGCCAGGTCATTCATGACGTTCTTGGTAATGACTTCCCGAGAAAAAATATAACTGTTCTGTCAGGACCTTCCCATGCAGAGGAAGTAGGTAAAGGTACTCCTACTACGATAGTGGTTGGATCTATATCCGAAAGCGTGGCAGTAAGACTTCAGAATGTGTTCATGAATGAAGTATTCAGAGTATATATCAGCCCTGATATGAAGGGAATTGAGATAGGTGCAGCCTGCAAGAATGTCATAGCACTTGCTGCAGGTATCGCAGACGGACTTGGCTATGGTGATAACACTAAGGCAGCTCTTATCACGAGAGGAATCACAGAGATTACTCGTCTTGGTATTGCTGCAGGAGGTAATTTCGAGACATTTGCAGGTCTTTCCGGAATTGGAGATCTTATCGTAACTTGTGCATCCATGCATTCTCGTAACAGAAGAGCAGGAATCCTGATCGGTCAGGGTAAGACGATGCAGGAAGCTATGGACGAGGTACAGATGGTAGTTGAGGGTGTATATTCTGCAAAGGCTGCACTTAAGCTTTCTAAGCTCTTTGACGTAGAAATGCCAATCGTAGAGCAGGTGTGCGAGATCCTGTTTAATAATAAGCCGGCGAAGGAAGCAGTGGCAGATCTTATGCTTCGTGACAAGAAGGTTGAGAGCCATAAGATCGAGTTCCCAGAGGAATAG
- a CDS encoding zinc ribbon domain-containing protein translates to MKKCLKCGNELLDNAMFCPKCGTKQNGGADSNSQVNGAANSTVNSQVNSTVNTQMNGQKISPVNSQIDKLSKKTGKSRNYIIGLVACIIAAIVVVSLVTSGLSKRKTYKPLKDDLGDDLFSGTIQIDDTVYEFPCKVSEFLDNGWKSDDHVKTVESHFDKNCTLIKNGRAFSITFENFDDYPIAFEDCYITGFSWDNHQNDKEKEKNLDYPDIFFPGGVGTNTSLDKMADFVETLDEENVLTDYETPSNHLYHYEFEESSEESRINYHIEYQTEKEEIMHTLWFHIYLYDTTDLKGADEADPEISDEVPSEIADYELPDELGDNFTSGRFELDGVVYEIGSPLSNFFDNGWELTYVQGECRTYLEPSEYGKVIITKGEDKIYLNAKNISDKTVAVENCVLDGITSYNFLSKADFALPGDITNESSKEEVEDMMDDLGVEYEKVDSSDWSYYFSKDNIDFYITGDTEEPEEGLSIDINYEERDK, encoded by the coding sequence ATGAAGAAGTGTTTGAAATGCGGAAATGAGTTGCTGGATAATGCAATGTTTTGCCCGAAATGCGGGACGAAGCAGAATGGGGGAGCTGATTCAAATAGTCAGGTAAATGGAGCGGCTAATAGTACAGTTAACTCACAGGTAAATAGTACAGTAAATACACAGATGAATGGGCAGAAAATAAGTCCGGTAAATTCACAGATAGATAAGCTGTCAAAGAAGACAGGTAAGAGCAGGAATTATATTATTGGGCTTGTGGCATGTATAATTGCAGCAATAGTAGTTGTTTCATTAGTTACATCTGGGCTTTCTAAACGTAAAACCTATAAGCCATTGAAAGACGATCTTGGGGATGATCTTTTCTCAGGAACAATTCAGATTGATGATACTGTTTATGAGTTCCCATGCAAGGTGTCAGAGTTTTTAGATAATGGATGGAAAAGTGATGATCATGTAAAGACGGTTGAATCTCATTTTGATAAAAATTGTACACTTATTAAAAACGGAAGAGCTTTTTCTATAACCTTTGAAAACTTTGATGATTATCCAATTGCATTTGAAGATTGCTATATAACAGGCTTTTCATGGGACAATCATCAGAATGATAAGGAAAAAGAGAAGAATCTGGATTATCCGGATATCTTTTTCCCAGGTGGAGTAGGAACTAATACGTCTCTTGATAAAATGGCTGACTTTGTAGAAACACTCGATGAAGAAAATGTTCTTACAGACTATGAGACACCATCTAATCATCTGTATCACTATGAATTTGAGGAATCAAGTGAAGAAAGTAGAATAAACTACCATATTGAATATCAAACAGAAAAAGAAGAAATCATGCATACATTATGGTTCCATATTTATCTGTATGATACAACTGACCTTAAAGGCGCAGATGAAGCTGATCCTGAAATATCAGACGAAGTGCCTTCTGAAATAGCAGATTATGAGCTTCCGGACGAACTTGGTGATAATTTTACATCAGGACGATTTGAACTTGACGGAGTTGTTTATGAGATAGGATCTCCTTTAAGCAACTTTTTTGATAATGGATGGGAACTTACATATGTACAGGGTGAATGCAGAACGTACCTTGAGCCTTCTGAATATGGAAAAGTAATTATCACTAAAGGCGAGGATAAGATATATTTAAATGCTAAAAATATTTCTGATAAGACTGTAGCTGTTGAGAACTGCGTTCTTGATGGAATTACATCCTATAATTTCCTTAGCAAAGCTGATTTTGCTCTTCCGGGAGACATTACAAATGAATCTTCCAAGGAAGAGGTAGAAGATATGATGGATGATCTTGGTGTGGAATATGAAAAAGTTGATTCTAGTGACTGGTCTTACTACTTTAGCAAAGATAATATAGATTTCTATATAACTGGTGATACTGAAGAACCTGAAGAAGGTCTTAGCATCGACATTAACTATGAAGAAAGAGATAAATAA
- the plsY gene encoding glycerol-3-phosphate 1-O-acyltransferase PlsY translates to MNMVVLRLICLVVGYAFGMIQTAYFYGKMKGIDIRKHGSGNAGTTNTLRVLGPKAGFTVLFGDMLKCAIAVWLVGWILGGIYPEHVYLFKIYTAFGAILGHDFPFYMNFKGGKGIAATCGFVIAFHWSFIPMFLIVFLVIFNITHFVSLGSLAIYVGFIILLIIEGQLGLFGFANMATADKIEMYVVAIIMAALAFYRHRSNIVKLLKGEERKTYIFKKNKVD, encoded by the coding sequence ATGAATATGGTAGTTCTCAGACTCATTTGTTTAGTTGTTGGATATGCTTTTGGTATGATCCAGACAGCATATTTTTACGGTAAGATGAAAGGCATCGATATCAGAAAACACGGAAGCGGTAATGCCGGTACAACTAACACTCTTCGCGTACTTGGACCCAAAGCCGGATTCACGGTTCTTTTCGGAGATATGCTTAAATGTGCTATTGCTGTATGGCTTGTAGGCTGGATCCTTGGCGGAATATATCCTGAACACGTATACCTTTTCAAGATATATACAGCATTTGGTGCGATCCTCGGACATGATTTCCCCTTTTATATGAACTTCAAGGGAGGAAAAGGAATAGCTGCTACATGCGGATTTGTTATCGCATTCCACTGGAGCTTCATCCCAATGTTCCTTATCGTTTTCCTCGTGATCTTCAACATAACTCATTTTGTATCCCTTGGATCACTTGCTATATATGTGGGATTCATCATCCTTCTTATAATTGAAGGCCAGCTTGGACTTTTTGGATTTGCAAATATGGCTACTGCTGACAAGATCGAGATGTATGTTGTCGCTATCATTATGGCAGCACTTGCATTCTACAGACACAGAAGCAATATCGTTAAGCTGCTCAAAGGCGAAGAGAGAAAGACTTACATTTTCAAGAAAAATAAAGTTGACTAA
- a CDS encoding Cof-type HAD-IIB family hydrolase, which yields MKKYVFFDIDGTLWDFHQVIPESTKKAISMLRENGHAAYINTGRARSNIIEKELLDLGFEGIVAGCGTHIEKNGEVIYEKLMTDEQIARSLKVLTDNKMPMVFEGPEDHFFNVEDFESVGDPYIQLLKDRLGPIAKPTSMIGKGTRINKFSADISEDTDFEKVMSLLPDFDFIDHNGVIVEIIPEGFSKATGIKEFMELEHIDLDDVFVVGDSMNDMDMFRLAKHSICMGNGDDRIKAIAEYVTTDIHEDGIFNGLRHYGLI from the coding sequence ATGAAAAAATATGTATTTTTTGATATTGATGGTACTCTTTGGGATTTTCATCAAGTAATTCCGGAGAGCACAAAAAAGGCCATTAGTATGCTTAGGGAAAATGGGCATGCTGCTTATATTAATACAGGCAGGGCACGTTCTAATATTATTGAGAAAGAGCTTCTGGATCTGGGATTTGAAGGAATTGTGGCAGGATGCGGTACTCACATTGAGAAAAACGGGGAAGTTATCTATGAAAAGCTCATGACAGATGAGCAGATAGCACGTTCTCTTAAGGTTCTGACTGATAATAAGATGCCGATGGTGTTTGAGGGTCCTGAAGATCATTTCTTTAATGTTGAGGACTTTGAAAGCGTTGGAGATCCATATATACAGCTTCTTAAGGACAGGCTTGGGCCTATCGCGAAACCAACGTCTATGATTGGCAAAGGTACACGCATTAATAAGTTCAGTGCTGATATCAGCGAAGATACTGACTTTGAAAAGGTTATGTCACTTCTTCCTGACTTTGATTTTATAGATCACAACGGTGTTATTGTAGAAATAATCCCGGAAGGCTTCTCTAAAGCCACGGGAATCAAGGAGTTCATGGAACTTGAGCATATAGATCTTGATGATGTCTTTGTAGTGGGCGACAGTATGAACGATATGGATATGTTCAGGCTTGCAAAGCACTCAATCTGCATGGGCAATGGAGATGACAGGATCAAGGCAATCGCCGAATATGTCACGACCGACATCCATGAAGACGGCATCTTCAACGGGCTCAGACACTATGGACTGATCTGA
- a CDS encoding response regulator transcription factor encodes MNKVLICDDEPDIVAAISIYLESEGLEVIKTSNGKEALDIMNSEAGKDVSLLLLDIMMPVMDGITAMAAIRKFSNVPVILLTAKSEDADKIMGLNIGADDYVTKPFNPVELIARVRSQLRRYTQLGCMTAPKDEGTDKMVVGGIELDDKAKEVYLDGNKVSLTPIEYDILKLLMQHQGEVLSPKKIYEAVWHDQALGAESTVAVHVRHIREKIEYDSANPRYLKAVWGHGYKIES; translated from the coding sequence ATGAACAAAGTACTTATATGTGACGACGAACCGGATATAGTTGCAGCGATCAGCATATATCTTGAAAGCGAAGGACTTGAAGTTATTAAGACATCTAATGGCAAAGAAGCTTTGGATATCATGAACAGCGAGGCCGGAAAGGATGTAAGTTTACTTCTTCTTGATATAATGATGCCTGTTATGGATGGGATAACGGCCATGGCAGCGATCCGAAAATTTTCCAATGTACCTGTTATACTTCTTACCGCTAAAAGCGAGGATGCGGATAAGATCATGGGACTTAACATAGGGGCAGATGATTATGTAACCAAGCCCTTTAATCCCGTCGAGCTTATTGCAAGAGTAAGATCACAGCTTCGCCGCTATACACAGCTTGGATGTATGACTGCTCCTAAGGATGAAGGAACTGACAAGATGGTCGTTGGAGGAATAGAGCTTGATGACAAAGCCAAGGAAGTATATCTTGACGGCAATAAAGTAAGCCTTACTCCCATCGAATATGATATCTTGAAGCTCCTTATGCAGCACCAGGGCGAAGTCCTTTCACCCAAGAAGATATATGAAGCTGTATGGCATGATCAGGCACTTGGGGCGGAGAGTACCGTTGCCGTTCACGTCCGTCATATCAGGGAAAAAATTGAGTACGACAGCGCAAATCCCCGATACCTTAAAGCAGTTTGGGGACATGGATATAAAATTGAGTCCTAG
- a CDS encoding DUF512 domain-containing protein has translation MDNNFKGHFIRDVRPGSIAEEVGIEPMDRLIAINDQEIKDIFDYQYLTESSEVNVLIEKPDGEPWLLEIEKDDDEDLGIIFDNGLMDDYKSCHNKCIFCFIDQMPKGMRETLYFKDDDSRLSFLQGNYVTLTNMSDADVDRIIRYHLSPINVSIQTTNPELRNKMLNNRFAGQALEKFKKLCDPQYGIELNAQIVLCKGINDGEELHRSLSDLYSYRPSLRSVSIVPVGLSKFREGLFPLEPFGREEARKVVEEITYWQEKSFKETGDHFIHASDEWFMIAGLPIPPASLYDGYGQLENGVGMVRLLLDDFHESLEALKEAASEDQKLFDYLQNFKYTYTVVSGKLIHPYIADMMNEVMDYCPGLKVNCAEIINHFFGEGITVTGLLTGQDIIGQLKGKELGNKLLLPQNVLRAGENYLLDDITVPQIEEALGIDIEIIRNEGDDLIDRLFRLTENGFKI, from the coding sequence ATGGATAACAATTTTAAAGGCCATTTTATAAGAGATGTAAGGCCCGGAAGCATAGCTGAAGAAGTCGGAATAGAGCCGATGGACAGACTGATAGCCATCAATGATCAGGAAATCAAGGATATTTTTGACTATCAGTACCTTACAGAGAGCAGTGAAGTCAACGTTCTTATCGAAAAGCCTGACGGAGAGCCGTGGCTTCTTGAGATCGAGAAGGACGATGATGAGGACCTTGGCATAATCTTTGACAATGGACTGATGGATGATTACAAGTCATGCCATAACAAGTGCATATTTTGCTTTATAGACCAGATGCCCAAAGGAATGAGAGAGACTCTTTATTTCAAAGACGATGACTCAAGGCTTTCATTTCTTCAGGGTAATTATGTCACACTTACAAACATGTCTGATGCAGACGTAGACAGGATCATAAGATATCATCTTTCTCCTATCAACGTATCGATCCAGACAACCAATCCTGAACTTCGTAACAAGATGCTCAACAACCGCTTTGCGGGACAGGCTCTTGAGAAGTTCAAAAAGCTCTGCGATCCTCAGTATGGAATAGAGCTCAACGCTCAGATCGTTCTTTGCAAAGGAATCAATGACGGAGAGGAGCTCCACAGAAGCTTATCGGACCTTTACAGCTACAGACCAAGTCTTCGCAGCGTATCTATAGTACCTGTAGGACTTTCCAAGTTTAGAGAAGGTCTTTTCCCATTAGAGCCTTTTGGAAGAGAAGAGGCCAGGAAAGTTGTAGAGGAGATTACCTACTGGCAGGAAAAGAGCTTTAAGGAGACCGGAGATCACTTCATCCACGCTTCTGATGAGTGGTTCATGATAGCAGGACTTCCAATCCCGCCAGCATCCTTGTATGACGGATACGGACAGCTTGAAAACGGCGTAGGAATGGTAAGGCTCCTTCTTGACGACTTCCACGAATCACTTGAGGCGCTTAAAGAGGCTGCATCGGAAGATCAAAAATTATTTGATTATTTACAAAATTTTAAGTATACTTACACAGTTGTCTCGGGCAAGCTAATCCACCCTTATATAGCGGACATGATGAATGAAGTAATGGACTATTGCCCAGGCCTTAAAGTTAACTGCGCCGAGATCATCAATCACTTCTTTGGTGAGGGTATCACGGTTACAGGGCTTCTCACAGGACAGGATATTATAGGACAGCTTAAGGGAAAAGAGCTTGGGAATAAGCTTCTACTGCCACAGAATGTCTTAAGAGCAGGAGAGAATTATCTTCTGGATGATATAACTGTTCCGCAGATTGAAGAAGCGCTAGGTATTGACATCGAAATAATCAGAAATGAAGGTGACGACCTCATAGACAGGTTATTCAGATTAACAGAAAATGGTTTTAAGATCTGA
- the der gene encoding ribosome biogenesis GTPase Der: MPRKQIVAVVGRPNVGKSTLFNALAGKRISIVEDTPGVTRDRIYQDVEWLGKVFTLIDTGGIEPDSKDVILSQMRQQAEIAIETADVIVFLCDLKQGVTDADAQVADMLRRSGKPVVLTVNKVDSFKRDSLDVYEFYNLGIGDPIPISAANMQGIGDMLEEVVKHFPDETATEDEEDDDNIKVAIIGKPNVGKSSIINKLIGENRLIVSDVAGTTRDAIDTEITHNKQKYTFIDTAGIRRHNKIKEHLEQYMLVRTVSAVERADVCVVVISAEEGVTEQDAKIAGIAHDNGKAVIIAVNKWDLIEKDNHSVNDFTKKVRQTLSFMPYAEILFVSAQTGQRLVKLYDMIDAVYQNHSMRVATGVLNEILMQALVMQQPPSDRGRVLKVFYMTQVAVKPPTFVIFVNDKKLMHFSYTRYIENQVRAAFGFAGTPLKFLIRERKGDNSIKGNHK; the protein is encoded by the coding sequence ATGCCCAGAAAACAGATAGTAGCAGTAGTCGGCAGACCAAACGTTGGTAAGTCCACACTTTTTAACGCCCTTGCCGGCAAAAGAATTTCTATAGTAGAAGATACACCAGGTGTAACACGTGACCGTATCTACCAGGACGTAGAGTGGCTTGGAAAGGTGTTTACACTTATTGATACAGGCGGTATCGAGCCTGATTCCAAGGATGTTATTTTGTCACAGATGCGTCAGCAGGCTGAAATAGCCATTGAAACAGCTGATGTTATCGTTTTCCTTTGCGATCTTAAGCAGGGGGTGACAGATGCAGATGCTCAGGTTGCTGATATGCTCCGCAGAAGCGGCAAGCCTGTAGTTCTTACAGTTAATAAGGTTGACAGCTTTAAGCGTGACAGTCTTGACGTATATGAATTCTATAACCTTGGTATTGGTGATCCTATACCGATTTCAGCTGCTAACATGCAGGGTATCGGCGATATGCTCGAGGAAGTTGTTAAGCACTTCCCTGATGAAACAGCTACTGAGGATGAAGAGGACGATGACAACATCAAGGTTGCTATCATTGGTAAGCCTAATGTTGGTAAGTCCAGTATCATCAACAAGCTCATCGGCGAGAACAGACTTATCGTTTCAGACGTTGCAGGTACTACGAGAGATGCAATAGATACTGAGATCACACATAATAAGCAGAAATATACTTTTATTGATACAGCAGGTATCAGACGTCACAATAAGATCAAAGAGCACCTTGAACAGTACATGCTGGTTCGTACAGTCAGCGCTGTTGAGCGTGCAGACGTATGTGTAGTTGTTATAAGCGCTGAAGAAGGCGTAACAGAGCAGGATGCTAAGATCGCAGGTATCGCTCATGACAATGGCAAGGCTGTTATCATCGCTGTTAATAAGTGGGATCTTATCGAGAAGGACAACCACTCAGTTAATGACTTCACCAAGAAAGTAAGACAGACCCTGTCATTCATGCCATATGCCGAGATCCTTTTCGTATCAGCTCAGACAGGTCAGAGACTTGTAAAACTCTATGACATGATCGATGCTGTATACCAGAATCATTCAATGCGTGTTGCAACAGGTGTCCTTAACGAGATCCTCATGCAGGCACTCGTTATGCAGCAGCCACCGTCAGACAGAGGCCGCGTACTCAAAGTCTTCTATATGACTCAGGTAGCTGTTAAGCCGCCGACATTTGTTATTTTTGTAAATGACAAAAAGCTCATGCACTTCTCATATACACGTTATATTGAGAACCAGGTAAGAGCAGCTTTCGGCTTTGCCGGAACACCTCTTAAGTTCCTTATCCGTGAGCGTAAGGGAGATAACTCTATAAAGGGTAATCATAAATAA
- a CDS encoding DUF2804 domain-containing protein produces MRSHEVTTSQLLLGRDGEIVEPGWAKSQVWQYKRDMIKAPKFRIKEWDYYMIIHDAKDSDDESFAAAFTISDDGYLGLQSVSLLHLGPKDLSEHTETVLNLFPMGKMHMPENSSVGDVEFKNDRLHLLYKKDENTRHIKCAFKNFKDGKMLKADIVLDQPNIDTMVIATPWNKKHAFYYNQKINCMKASGTITYDGKIYTFDKERDYATLDWGRGVWTYDNTWYWGNGNARIDGHDFGFNIGYGFGNTSAATENVIIYDGIVHKLDDITIEIPGDVSLYDMVSPRYMEDWKITSSDKRFEMTFHPILDRAAKLDYKVIESDQHQVFGRMNGKAILDDGKVIEVNDLLCFIEKVHNKY; encoded by the coding sequence ATGAGAAGTCATGAGGTTACAACGAGTCAGCTATTACTTGGAAGAGACGGTGAGATCGTAGAACCGGGCTGGGCTAAGAGCCAGGTCTGGCAGTACAAAAGGGACATGATCAAAGCTCCGAAATTTCGCATCAAGGAATGGGACTATTACATGATAATTCATGATGCCAAGGACTCTGATGACGAGAGTTTTGCAGCAGCATTTACAATATCTGATGATGGCTATCTTGGTCTTCAATCTGTATCATTACTCCATCTTGGCCCCAAGGATCTGAGCGAGCATACTGAAACAGTCCTTAATCTATTCCCCATGGGCAAAATGCATATGCCCGAAAATTCTTCAGTAGGGGATGTGGAATTCAAAAATGACAGGCTCCATCTATTATATAAAAAAGATGAAAATACAAGACATATAAAGTGTGCCTTTAAGAATTTTAAAGATGGGAAGATGTTAAAGGCAGACATAGTGCTTGATCAGCCGAACATAGACACCATGGTCATAGCAACTCCGTGGAACAAGAAACATGCCTTTTATTATAATCAAAAGATCAATTGTATGAAGGCATCCGGAACTATTACTTATGATGGCAAAATCTATACTTTTGATAAAGAAAGAGACTATGCAACCCTTGACTGGGGCAGAGGAGTATGGACCTACGACAATACCTGGTACTGGGGCAACGGAAACGCAAGAATAGATGGCCACGACTTCGGCTTCAATATCGGATACGGCTTTGGCAACACATCTGCCGCAACTGAAAACGTGATCATCTATGACGGCATAGTACATAAACTTGACGATATTACTATCGAAATCCCCGGCGACGTAAGCCTCTACGACATGGTCAGCCCTCGCTACATGGAAGACTGGAAGATTACCTCCTCCGACAAGCGATTCGAAATGACCTTCCACCCAATCCTTGATAGAGCAGCCAAATTAGACTACAAAGTAATAGAATCCGACCAGCACCAAGTCTTTGGGCGTATGAATGGCAAAGCAATCCTTGATGATGGCAAAGTCATAGAAGTTAATGACTTGCTATGCTTCATAGAAAAAGTACACAACAAATACTAA
- a CDS encoding iron-containing alcohol dehydrogenase family protein, whose amino-acid sequence MYYIPTRLFTGQDALKNNKDYLTGLGTKALIVTGSKSAKINGSFDDVAQILEDSGKEFSVYEGIQENPTVESIMEAREFGRDNVCDFVVGIGGGSALDASKAISLMMAHYNDGWEYLYDTNKSNDMLPLAAVPTTCGTGSEVTGVSVLTRTDLKTKKSSVHKLYPNVSFVDGKYLKTAPRSILRNTAMDALSHMIEGTIHTKATPYTRMCASHGLDIWRSCKGVIDGTKEASEDDLQSLMDASTMAGMTIAQTGTTIPHALSYPITIGLNIPHGKSVSYFLAEFVKAMNKEDRDFILTKSGFGDPDELNEFFKKVCEPDEIPLNYREIAYEELCSNKAKLSCVPFEINDSILKRIAGI is encoded by the coding sequence ATGTATTATATACCAACAAGGCTTTTTACAGGCCAGGATGCATTAAAAAATAATAAAGATTATCTGACAGGGCTTGGTACAAAAGCTCTGATCGTTACAGGATCAAAGTCAGCGAAAATAAACGGATCATTTGATGATGTAGCTCAGATTCTTGAAGATTCGGGAAAAGAATTTTCTGTATATGAAGGAATTCAGGAAAATCCTACAGTTGAGAGTATCATGGAAGCCAGAGAGTTTGGGCGCGATAATGTATGTGATTTCGTAGTAGGAATCGGCGGAGGATCAGCTCTTGATGCTTCAAAGGCCATATCACTTATGATGGCTCACTACAATGATGGATGGGAATATCTTTACGATACTAATAAAAGTAATGATATGCTTCCTCTTGCAGCAGTTCCAACTACATGTGGCACAGGATCAGAGGTTACAGGTGTATCTGTTCTTACAAGAACCGACCTTAAGACTAAGAAATCCAGTGTACACAAACTCTATCCTAATGTATCTTTTGTCGATGGTAAGTATTTAAAGACAGCTCCTAGATCAATCCTTCGAAATACAGCAATGGATGCGCTTTCTCATATGATAGAAGGAACTATTCATACAAAGGCAACTCCATACACTAGAATGTGCGCTTCCCATGGTCTTGATATTTGGAGAAGCTGTAAAGGCGTTATAGACGGAACTAAAGAAGCATCTGAAGATGATCTGCAAAGTCTGATGGATGCCTCTACAATGGCAGGAATGACAATAGCCCAGACAGGAACTACAATTCCTCATGCGTTAAGTTATCCGATAACAATAGGCCTTAATATTCCTCATGGTAAGAGCGTAAGCTATTTCCTTGCTGAGTTTGTTAAAGCCATGAATAAAGAGGATAGGGATTTTATCCTTACAAAATCTGGCTTTGGAGATCCGGATGAGCTTAATGAGTTTTTCAAAAAGGTTTGTGAACCGGATGAGATTCCTTTAAATTACAGAGAGATAGCATATGAGGAACTTTGCAGCAACAAGGCTAAACTCAGCTGCGTGCCATTCGAAATAAATGACAGCATTCTCAAGAGAATAGCTGGTATATAA